In Taeniopygia guttata chromosome 6, bTaeGut7.mat, whole genome shotgun sequence, the genomic stretch TAAAATCACTGAAGGGAAAGGCTTTGCATCAGTAAAAACCAAGGAGAAGCCACCCTGTGGTTcatgtgcccagggctggggtcaGGTGCAGATCTATGTGGGACAGGTAAAGCCTGTAAGCAACAGCCTGCGGTAGGTACAGCAGAGAACCTGCAGTAACTGCTGGGGTTAAATAAACGTCCTGGCAAAAGCAGCTTTTAGTAGGCACTAAATCCAAATTCTACCTCTGAACTAGGACAAACTGATGGAGTTTTACCCACGTGCTCATCTCTTCCCACTGTGTCTCAACACCTTACACCTCCCACCCAAGTGAACTAAGCAACACCTGCCAGAGAAAAGCTGCCCGGGGCGGTGAGAGCCCCTGGGCATTCCGGATCGATCTGTAAGGCCACTCGAGTCTGGGCTCATCCCtccccgcggggctgcgggagcagTGACAACATTCCCACCTCGGGCACGGGGCGGGCGGGATGGACACGgcccagcacaggggctgctgaAAGCTGGGACTGCTCTAAACACGGAGCTGCTCTAATTCTCAGGTACTTCACTACAAAGCACTAAGGGACATTACAGCATCTGCCACGTGCTCTAGGGTTGATCCAGCAGGGATTGATCCAGAAGGCTCTATGTGACACGGGAGCTCCAGCGGCTCCCTTCCCATTTTTAGGCTAAACTAAAACAGGACACGGACAGGACACACACACGACGGCGCCACgaccagctctgcctcctctgcacctcctgtgctccagctgcgtctgctctgctccagctcacaCCCAGGTGCCTCTAAAAGGTGCTGCTGGAAGCCGTGGTGGTCAGGCGCCTCCCGATGTAAATCCTgcaggcaggggcagagcagctcagctcagccgGGCTGAGGGCCGGGAACGTCCTCCCTGGCAGGCCACTGCCTCGGGAATtcgggcaggagcagcagaacaaaCCTGCTccggagcccagcccagccccagtgactgccctgctccaaatcccagccccactgacTGCCCTGCCCTGGTACCCAGCCCCACTGACTGCCCAGCCCTGGtacccctccccagccccactgactgccctgccctggtacccagccccagccccaggccgAGCACCTGCCCCCCACACTCATGTGGAAAGGAAACaccctccatccctcccaggAGGGAATTAAAAAATCTATTCAGTAATTAAAAATCTCTATCAGTGGAACTTTAAAATCTATTCAGTATTAGCTTTTTGCTTTGCTGATCTCCTAGTTGTGAGATTAAGAGTCTCATCTCCAGTGGAGCCAAGTGTTGTGTGACTACAGTTCCAGTGTACAGAATTCCTCATTTCCCTGCCTCTTAACTGTTCTGAGAAATTCTCAACCAGGGAGAAAATCAGGAAACTTCAACCAGCCAGCAGTACCATAGGCAAGAAGCACTTCCTGGATAACCATCTCGGACAAAGAGGGAATTGGGACTCAGAACCGGGCCTCAAAGaaagcaggtaaaaaaaaaatactttttttttcccaattgaACCTTACCCTAGTCCAATGGCCAGCAGgtgagagagcagcagggatgggaggaaAACCTTGAGGAATTCTGCAGAGAATATCCCCCCTTTCTTCATGACGCTGGTGTTCCTCATGCTGAGCGTGGCTGTGCGCCGGGGGTGCTTGAAGAGGAACTCCCtggatttggggaaggaatGTCAGGTGTGTGCtcaggctggaggaggagaagctgcaggagctctcccagcagctgtggcagcactCACTTGGGTGGGATGTTCTCGGGCCGGCTGGACCAGTCCCAGATCCAATCCGCGTTCTTCCTCAGCAGCCGCTccacctccctcctcctctccaggaaATCCTCCTCAGACTGCAACCAAGGGCACCCAgtcagcacagctggcacagctggcacagctggcacagctggcacagctgggagctgccagagctccGGGCTGCAGCCAGGACCACTGCCCAGGCCAGCCCGAcagccccctgcccacccctTCCCATGGGCCTTCCGGGGAGTGCTCACATCCCAGAGTGGGGTGAGAATGGCAAAGAtcagatcccagatcccacatcccatatcccatatcccacatcccatatcccatatcccagaTCCCATATGTGCCTGAGACAAGACTGCCCTGGCAGTGAAATCCCAGAGCCCAGCATTTAATCCTCATGCACAGacccaaaatattcccagctcccagttcTGAGGGACACTGGGCACAGGGATTCCTGCCCTATCCCAGTTcccagccctgagggacacTGGGCACAGGGATTCCTGCCCTATCCCAGATCCCAGTTcccagccctgagggacacTGGGCACAGGGACTCCTGCCCTATCCcagatcccagctcccagccctgatgGACACTGGGCACAGGGATTCCTGCCCtatcccagatcccagatcccagcccGATGGACACTGGGCACAGGGATTCCTGCCCtatcccagatcccagatcccagttCTGATGGACACTGGGCACAGGGATTCCTGCCctatcccagctcccagctcccagccctgatgGACACTGGGCACAGGGATTCCTGCCctatcccagctcccagccctgagggacacTGGGCACAGGGACTCCTGGCCATGCTCAGAGCTGGCAGATGTCACTGGCAGTCCCAGTGCCGGTCCCTGGGCcgtgctgggcaggcaggtgaGCCTGGCCAGGTGTGTGCCCACAGAACAACCCCCAGCCCCGGCTCTGGAGCAGTTACAGCACAAACGCTGAGTCAGGGCACAGCTCCATTCCACACAGCCCAGGCCTTGGGATAAAAATAGATCCTGCTCCCAGAATTCCAGCAGCTCTTGATGCACACACTCATGGAATGGAAATAAAACTGTCCAGGCAGCTGCAATTCTGATAGCTTTCTAACTTGGGGTTATTTGTTCTCAGAGTCTCAATAATGATCTTTAAACAGCTGAAGGGTGTTTCTgacaatataaaataataatttccagTAATAATTAACTTGCAGTACCACGTTCAGCTAATCTAAAGCTGGGTCCTTGGAGTCTGGCAGGAGCTGTAGAAATGATGCAGAAAAATTCCCTTCCTTGAAATACTTCCTTCCTCAAAATGTTTTGTGAgtcatttttttcatattaaaagcTAATTTATTACACTCAAGACTACAGATTTCAGCCTGTCATCCTGCAATAAGCCCTGTATTGATTAATTATGGTCAATGTACATCCTTTTCACCCACTCTTGTTGCAAATatgtttattcattttctttgcaaGGTAAACAAACCAACAAAGTGAAATCAGAAAGAACAGGGAGTTTTCCAAAGCAGCCGGTATTCAGGTTTGATATTAATTGTTAAAATACCTGGAATCAAAGCTATGGCAGGGCTTGGAAACTGTATTTTTGGCTGCCATATTTAAGTGACTCTAGAAATTCTTGATGCTGttgaaatatcttttaaaattcCTACCGAATTGGTGGAGGTGCATTTCAGCATTGGTGGGGGATGTAGGAAATGCACCCTGTCAGCAGCcacagggagaggggaaatCCTTCTGAAAAGTGTCAGTCACAGATTGGAAAGGCAAACCAAAAGATGCCCAGGTGTCAGGAAAAACCCCAGGCAGCCCGGgtctgccagggctgctgtgagCTGTGAAGTgtctgctcccactgctcctgccCAAAGCACAGGGAGGCAGAGCTCCCCGCTCCCACAGCAAGGTGAGGCTCTTACCTGGAAGCTGTTCTTCTCCCCACTGCTGTGGCTCTCTATCTCCAGAGCTCTGTGGCTGTCCTGGGGGGTCTGGGAGCGAGGAGGGCTGCAGGGGACACAAGcaccagcacaggaggaggtgAGCTGTTCTGTGacccctgggagctgggcacCTTCTGCCCAGGAGTGCCCCGAcgtgcccagggcacagccagcacagccactgctctgatcccctccctgtgcccacactgcTGGGCCTGGCACTTCCACAGAAACAACGGCAGCAGGGTTTGGTTTGAATCCCCTctggccaggccaggccaggccaggctgtTCCTGTCCCGCTGTGGAGTGTGAGTCCTGGAGCTTGGCTCTGCCAAACACAATTCAGGCTGCAGACCTCCCAGCCCACCCGAACCCAGCAGAGGCATTAATGGCACTGCCTGACCGcctgccccagggctgagctgtcGTGTGGCACTCCTGcactctgctctgctttctgagcacacacacacacgtgttCACGTGGAAACACACATAAAGCACACACCCCGTGCACACTGTGTCCATACATCAGGCAGCTGCCTGTCAATGCACTCGTGCACCACTTCTGCCTCTGGGACAGCCAGACGTCCTTGGCACCCCGTGGTGACCTTGGCAGTGCCCGCCccgtgcccagcacagcccctgctcaccTGTCACAGTgggagctctccctggagctgctcctgcccgaCTCGTGCTGGGCGTCCAGCAGGATCTTCTCCATGTCCCCGTTGTGGATGGACAGCGAGGCTGGCACctgctcctggctccctgcagacaccgagctgccactgccactgccactgccattgCTGCTGAAGTGCAGCTCCACCCAGGACCCTGCTgggcagaaagcagagctgagccccacagccccaggggtTTGCTGCAGAGAGCCAGAGCCTGGGGGTATCCCTGAGCCTGGGGGTATCCCAGAGCCTGGGGGTATCCCTGAGCCTGGGGGTATCCCAGAGCCTGGGGGTATCCCTGAGCCTGGGGGTATCCCTGAGCCTGGGGGTATCCCTGagcctggggctgtccctgaccccagggctgtccctcaccctggggctgtccctgacccggggctgtccctgaccccggggctgtccctgaccccagagctgtccctgacCCCGGGACTGTCCCTGaccccggggctgtccctgaccCCGGGACTGTCCCTgaccccagggctgtccctgaccccatGGATGTCCCTGaccccggggctgtccctgaccccggggctgtgccggggctgtccctgaccccagggctgtccctgaccccatGGATGTCCCTGaccccggggctgtccctgaccCCGGGGCTGTGCCTCaccccggggctgtccctgatCCCGGAGCTGTCCCTgaccccagggctgtccctgaccCCGGGGCTGTGCCTCaccccggggctgtccctgaccCCGGGCTATCCAGAGTGACACTTCAGGGACACaggccagccctgcctccccgCTCACAAACAGCATGGAATGCAAAGTGCAGGCAGATGAGCTGGGAAGGctcacagggctgggaagcagctgctcAGTAGTACATTGTGCTTCTCTCTGCACATACAGATCTTTTATTTTGGGATATGTTCAATTTTTATTGTTCAACATAGGTGGCAGTCAAAATAATCTCAAGGACTTCTGCTGCCAAAGTTCAGTTATTCgtttattgaaattattttgggCTCCAGAGCCCAGGGAGTGTTTAGGGCAGCCTTTTTTCAGTCCCATTTGTAGGTGCTGCTGTTAAGCAACTGCGGGTGTGTGGCAAGGGCTGTCATGGGTTTGCTCCTAGCAGTATATTTAACACGGTCACATGGGCTTTGTTTTCCTAAGGGAGGGAATAACAACtccctcctgggcagggacagctcagcTCACTGCAGGGCCTGGAGTTGCTCCCTCCCTGTAGAAtcctggaatgctttgggttgggagggaccccaaatcccacccagtgcccccctgccatggcagggacacctcccactgtcccagctgctccagccccagtgtccagcctggccttgggcactgccagggatccaggggcagccacagctgctctgggaattccatcccagccctgcccaccctgccggggaacaattcccaattcccaatctcccatccatccctgccctggcagtgggagccattccctgggtcctgtccctccagccccCCAGAAATGAGCTCAGGGAACAGAAAACACCCGAGTTACACAAAAGCCAGAGGAACCCCACCGTGGAACAGATgtggcccagccccagcagcgcgcagggaacagagcagcaggacaggagcaggagggcagcGGGAGTTCCCTGGATTCCGGGCAAGGATGTCTAAGGAAtcagcagggaaaggagagacTCGTACAGTGGTGCTCAGGGAacaaaggcacagcaggaacagctggagctgcaggtccCTCCCCAGccatccagcagcacaggggttTAGCGGGAAGCAGGAACATCCCACCAGCAAAGACATCCCAGATATTCTGGCTGGGAACTGAGGGCTCCAAAATCCAAAGGCAACAGCACAAGGCCGAACTGCCTCGTGTGCAGGAACAACCTGAGTATGTCCATCCTAAATACAGAGACCACCATCTGGACAGCCAAAGTACCCCAAAAACTGCTGCACAAAAACATTCCAGGCCACCGAGTTTGGAAGAGACGCTTTTCTTCAAAACGCCTTTTCCTTTAGAgctggtttgttgttgtttgggaCCTTTCCCCTCCACGTGACAGTGCCTGGAATGTGGCAGGGAGTGTGTTCAGCGCCAGACAAACCCTTCCTTATCCCTTCCCCGAAATTCATGGAAGCTCAGGTTGTTACCAAAGAACCATCACAACCAGAGCTCAAATGAAGGCTTTATCTGCTGAAATCTTACTGGGTACAGCGCTGGGAATGCAGGATAAAGCACGGAGAGGACTGGGATTGCTGCAGCAAGAGGACAGAAGATGGGGTTtacaattttcccttttttccttctcctgttgGACACTCCTCAGAGAAGGGCTGTGATACCACCATTTGAAGATAAAAGCAGCCGTGTTTTTATGGAAACACAAACAGAGCGAAGGCCAGGAGAGGCGATGCAGCCCGGGATGGACCCGGGACAGAGGAGTCTGTCACGATATCCCGGCCTAGGACACACGTGCGAGCACAGACAGCACTGCGAAGCACAGACAGCTTCATTTCCTTAGGACACAGCTTCCAGCGctgggaaaggagcagcagcacgcCCTGAGCGATCAGAACGGCCCTGAGAGCCCGGCCCGCACTCTGCCTGCGCTGGGCTTCTCCCTTCCCGGCCAGTCCCGCCTTATCCCACCCCTGATCCCCGGGACCCTGCCAGGCACATCCCCGGGACACGGCGCGATGGACCCCCACAATATCGCGACACAGAGGGGCCCcgcgcgggcgggcgggcgcgcCCCAGCCCGCGGTGCCCGGCGGTGCCCCGGCAGTGCCCCGGCAGTGCCCGCAGTGCCCGCGGTGCCCCGGCAGTGCCCGCAGTGCCCGCGGTGCCGCTGTCCCGGCCTTACCCTGCAGGTTCTCCTCCTGAGGGCTCTGTCGCGACATGGCGGGCGCGCTGCCGGGCACGCACTGACCGcgcgccgcccgcgccgccgctcACCGCCCCGCTGACGTCagcgccgcgccgcccgcccaTTGGCCAgcgccgcggggcggggcgggggcgtgGGGGGCGCGCGCTTCCTCAGCGCCCCCAGCCCGGCCGCCATGATggcggggagggagcggggGCGGTGGGAGACGGGAGAGCGGGGGTGGCTGCCGGAGGATCCCTGCGGAACACCCCTCAGAGTCCCGCAGGATCCCTGCGAAACACCCCTCATAGCCCCGCAGGATCCCTGCAAAGCATCCCACGTAGCTCCCGCAGGATCCCTGGGAAATACCCCTCATAGCCCCCGCAGGATCCCTGCGGAACACCCCTCACAGCCCCGCAGGATCCTTGCAGAACACCCCCTCATAGCCCCGCAGGATACCCCTCATAGCCCCGCAGGATCCCCTCAAAGCATCCCACATAGCTCCCGCAGGATCCCTGTGAAACACCCCTCACAGCTCCCGCAGGATCCCTGAGAAATACCCCTCATAGCCCCGCAGGATCCCCGCAAATCATCCTCATAGCCTCACAGGATCCCTGCGGAACCACAGCTTGTGGCCGCTAAGCCAGCCCTGACAGTGAATGATATATGGCCTTAAAATAGGTAATAATCACAGCGTGGTTGGGTCGGAAGGGACCCGCAAGCATCTTCGAGTCCGACTCTTagccctgcacagaacagccccaagaaaataaataaataataaataataataaatcctCTCCTTTTGGTCTTTAATTGACGCGATGCCATCAGGGCTCTCGACAGCGGGAACCACTTAACTTGTGATCTGAAAGCAGATACTGATTTACTGCTGGGACTTTGTAAAGACAAATGCATAAAACCTGATTTTATTTAGCCAAAGTATTAACTCAATTAAAGCATGCAGGCTTTCTCACTTTGTCCGGAATTGTTTTCACTTGTGCCTTTCTGCAGCCCAGTCACAGAGCCCAAGAGAAATGCATCAGTAAATTGCCCGTGAGTTATTGCAAGAGCGATGAATATTGCTTTGTAGCCTCCCAGAAGGACGAGGCCAGGATGTTATGGATGTGGGCACG encodes the following:
- the BNIP3 gene encoding BCL2/adenovirus E1B 19 kDa protein-interacting protein 3; this encodes MSRQSPQEENLQGSWVELHFSSNGSGSGSGSSVSAGSQEQVPASLSIHNGDMEKILLDAQHESGRSSSRESSHCDSPPRSQTPQDSHRALEIESHSSGEKNSFQSEEDFLERRREVERLLRKNADWIWDWSSRPENIPPKEFLFKHPRRTATLSMRNTSVMKKGGIFSAEFLKVFLPSLLLSHLLAIGLGIYIGRRLTTTASSSTF